A region of Desulfitobacterium chlororespirans DSM 11544 DNA encodes the following proteins:
- the glmL gene encoding methylaspartate mutase accessory protein GlmL: protein MQEILLIDFGSTYTKVTIVDLEREEIIGTAAAGTTIASNIMEGLSHALAQIPEPPGGWNFVRKLACSSAAGGLRMMASGLVKELTAEAARRAALGAGARVLEVFSYELTSDDIERIAQAQPDILLLAGGTDGGNKEILLKNAEKILELPFSLPVVVAGNKVVSSRAAEIVRCKHDPVVVAGNVMPELNVLEVESARGAIRGIFLEQIVQAKGLDKAEIFIERVMMPTPAAVLSAAELLSQGYGDEKGLGELLIIDVGGATTDIHSIAVGDPSKPGVMLKGLPEPYAKRTVEGDLGMRYSAEALVAASGKRLHQLLGWRDEEIEEQLGLFQADPWRVPQNEREATFDTAMGRMAVELSMKRHVGTLEVVYTPFGVTYAQQGKDLTQLPVVVGTGGVLLHHSEPLAVLRGALFNAAEPTFLKPQNPDFYLDQDYILASMGLLREVNPLVALRLLKKYCVKI from the coding sequence GTGCAGGAAATCCTTCTCATCGATTTTGGCAGCACCTACACCAAAGTAACCATCGTGGACCTGGAGCGGGAAGAGATTATCGGGACGGCGGCCGCTGGGACAACCATTGCAAGCAATATTATGGAAGGACTTAGCCATGCCTTGGCTCAGATTCCCGAACCCCCGGGGGGCTGGAATTTTGTCCGGAAGCTGGCCTGCAGCAGTGCTGCAGGGGGATTGAGGATGATGGCCAGCGGACTTGTCAAGGAATTGACTGCTGAAGCCGCCCGCCGGGCGGCCCTGGGAGCAGGCGCCCGGGTGTTGGAAGTTTTCAGCTATGAATTGACTTCTGATGATATTGAAAGAATAGCCCAGGCTCAACCGGATATTCTTCTCTTAGCGGGAGGCACGGATGGCGGCAATAAAGAGATTCTCTTAAAGAACGCGGAAAAGATCCTGGAGCTGCCCTTCTCGCTGCCTGTGGTGGTGGCGGGAAATAAGGTTGTTTCTTCCCGGGCGGCGGAGATAGTGCGTTGTAAACACGATCCGGTCGTGGTGGCGGGAAATGTCATGCCGGAGCTTAATGTGCTGGAAGTGGAGTCGGCACGGGGTGCTATCCGGGGAATTTTTCTGGAGCAGATTGTCCAGGCCAAGGGGCTGGATAAGGCGGAGATCTTTATTGAACGGGTGATGATGCCCACTCCGGCGGCTGTCCTTTCTGCTGCAGAGCTATTGTCTCAGGGCTATGGTGATGAAAAAGGCTTGGGTGAGCTTTTAATTATTGACGTGGGAGGGGCCACGACGGATATTCATTCCATTGCCGTCGGGGATCCCAGCAAGCCGGGAGTGATGCTGAAGGGGCTGCCGGAGCCCTATGCCAAGCGCACGGTGGAAGGAGATCTGGGGATGCGCTATAGCGCGGAAGCTCTGGTCGCTGCCTCAGGAAAACGCTTGCATCAGCTTTTGGGCTGGCGGGACGAGGAGATAGAGGAGCAGTTGGGCCTTTTTCAGGCCGATCCCTGGCGGGTTCCCCAGAATGAACGGGAAGCCACTTTTGATACGGCTATGGGCAGGATGGCTGTAGAGCTCTCTATGAAGCGCCATGTAGGAACCCTTGAGGTAGTCTATACTCCTTTTGGTGTCACCTATGCCCAGCAAGGCAAGGACTTAACTCAATTACCGGTGGTAGTGGGAACCGGCGGAGTCCTTTTGCATCATTCAGAACCCTTGGCAGTTTTGCGCGGCGCCCTTTTCAATGCCGCAGAACCTACTTTTCTTAAGCCTCAAAACCCGGATTTCTATTTGGATCAAGACTATATTTTGGCCTCCATGGGACTGTTGCGGGAGGTTAATCCCCTTGTTGCCCTGCGTTTGCTGAAGAAATACTGTGTAAAGATCTAA
- a CDS encoding GerMN domain-containing protein — translation MKKYLFYLGVLLIATFLVGCGTLQTLVKEDSEPSSFADWIGSANEEVNVPATSNLGDGKMIGLYFPDSTGKQLIKEERNIPKTLSLARETVTQWLMGPAVQGEAQAAVDPATTLLDIAIKDEVAIVDLSREFTQMHGNVNQEVAVYGLVNTLTQFPTVREVTFRVEGKPLTQLGSLDVTRLSYREGLVKGGGTLSGGGNSIVSPALPSNTNTNTNTMDSPSGLNIFSSQLSAS, via the coding sequence ATGAAAAAATACTTATTTTACTTAGGAGTGCTTTTAATAGCGACCTTTCTTGTAGGGTGTGGAACACTGCAAACTCTGGTGAAAGAAGACAGTGAACCTTCTTCTTTTGCAGATTGGATAGGCAGTGCCAATGAAGAAGTGAATGTCCCGGCCACCAGCAATCTTGGGGATGGTAAAATGATCGGCCTTTATTTTCCTGATTCAACGGGCAAGCAGCTTATCAAAGAGGAACGGAATATCCCGAAAACCTTAAGTCTGGCCCGCGAGACGGTAACTCAATGGCTAATGGGGCCTGCAGTTCAGGGGGAGGCCCAGGCGGCAGTGGATCCCGCCACAACCCTGCTGGATATTGCAATAAAAGATGAAGTGGCTATTGTTGATCTGAGTCGGGAATTCACTCAAATGCATGGCAACGTCAACCAGGAAGTTGCAGTGTATGGCCTAGTGAATACTCTCACTCAATTTCCCACCGTTCGGGAGGTCACCTTTAGGGTAGAAGGCAAACCTTTGACCCAATTGGGCAGCCTTGATGTGACCCGATTATCCTATCGGGAAGGGTTGGTCAAAGGCGGAGGAACCCTCTCGGGAGGCGGCAACAGCATAGTATCTCCTGCACTCCCCTCCAATACGAATACCAATACCAATACAATGGACTCTCCCAGTGGGCTCAATATTTTCTCTTCTCAGCTATCGGCCAGCTAG
- a CDS encoding MarR family winged helix-turn-helix transcriptional regulator: MEVNEELSRELEEAIRRSNTVIYRRGQALLAEMGISNPQFNTLLALYEFGPLTMGDLGKHLFTACSTATDLADRLERDGLVERIRDSKDRRIVRMHLLTKGKKMAEVIMNERYRFLEEVLAGYTADEHRLILESLKHLIDRVERTDKTYPVELEAIRNIKKKLILSPS; this comes from the coding sequence ATGGAAGTTAATGAGGAGTTAAGTAGAGAACTTGAGGAGGCCATACGCCGTTCGAATACCGTCATCTATCGCAGGGGGCAAGCCCTGCTGGCGGAGATGGGCATTTCAAATCCTCAATTCAATACGTTGCTGGCTCTTTATGAGTTTGGGCCATTGACCATGGGAGATTTGGGGAAGCATTTGTTTACTGCCTGCAGTACCGCCACGGATTTGGCCGATCGTTTGGAACGGGATGGCTTGGTAGAAAGGATTCGTGATTCTAAGGATCGCCGCATTGTCAGGATGCATTTGCTTACTAAAGGGAAAAAGATGGCTGAAGTGATTATGAACGAGCGCTATCGTTTCCTGGAAGAAGTCTTAGCGGGCTATACAGCTGATGAGCACCGGCTCATCCTCGAAAGCCTTAAACACTTGATTGACCGGGTGGAGAGAACGGATAAGACCTATCCCGTAGAGCTGGAAGCCATTCGAAATATAAAGAAAAAGTTAATTTTAAGTCCCTCATAA
- the murI gene encoding glutamate racemase — protein MEVKLIIEAGPRGGIKLAQHVIGMFDSGVGGLTVMKEIVTQLPDVQIIYFGDTARVPYGNRSREELIHFGEEIISFLIEQGAEAIVVACNTSSANAVPVLREQFNLPLIGTIEPGAKAAIQATATGNIGLIATEATVRSKAYSSAVRRILSKRQGGHAIELVKAQACPLFVPLVEAGLFHSPEARGIARTYLAPIQEAQVDALILGCTHYPFLAPVIQEILGEEIILVDPAQAMTEELKEVLKQLECNRESGRETHKAPGHHRFFVSGDPVLFERVGNTLLPGQIHDVNQVNWNR, from the coding sequence ATGGAAGTTAAGTTGATAATTGAAGCGGGACCAAGGGGAGGAATTAAATTGGCTCAGCATGTGATTGGGATGTTTGATTCGGGAGTAGGCGGTTTGACGGTCATGAAGGAGATAGTGACCCAGCTTCCGGATGTTCAGATCATTTACTTTGGAGATACGGCTCGTGTACCTTATGGAAATCGGAGCAGGGAAGAACTGATTCATTTCGGAGAAGAAATTATCTCGTTTTTAATTGAGCAGGGAGCAGAGGCTATTGTGGTGGCCTGCAATACCAGTTCGGCCAATGCGGTGCCGGTGTTGAGGGAACAATTCAATTTACCTTTGATTGGAACGATTGAACCAGGGGCGAAGGCGGCGATTCAAGCAACGGCGACAGGGAACATCGGGCTGATTGCCACAGAAGCCACGGTGCGCAGCAAAGCCTATTCCTCCGCGGTGAGGCGGATATTAAGCAAGCGACAGGGCGGGCATGCCATTGAATTGGTGAAGGCCCAGGCTTGCCCTCTTTTCGTCCCCTTGGTGGAAGCGGGGCTTTTCCATTCACCGGAGGCCAGAGGGATCGCCCGTACTTATCTGGCCCCTATTCAGGAGGCACAGGTTGATGCGTTGATTCTCGGTTGTACCCATTACCCTTTCCTGGCACCCGTTATCCAGGAAATCCTCGGGGAAGAAATAATTTTAGTGGATCCGGCTCAGGCTATGACGGAGGAGTTGAAGGAAGTTCTTAAACAGTTGGAGTGTAACCGGGAAAGTGGACGAGAGACCCATAAGGCCCCCGGCCATCACCGTTTTTTTGTCAGCGGGGACCCGGTACTGTTTGAGCGGGTAGGGAATACTTTACTTCCTGGTCAGATTCACGATGTAAACCAGGTGAACTGGAATCGATAG
- a CDS encoding LytR/AlgR family response regulator transcription factor yields MKLRALLVDDESPARKELRYLLQDYTDLQVIGEAANAIEALELINNLEYSVVFLDIDMPGLKGIDLARQLKEKESSPAIIFITAHEEFAVDAFCVNALDYLLKPINPKRLDQAIKKLFIQHGAGNPAASPSLSEPDEPATDTPLPKQPPENNTIRPLEVIPVEQRGKTILLRPEEIVYIYTDKDNVFAKTQKESYLTRFTLRELEARLNPNLFFRTHRCYLVNIKRMRELIPYFNGTYSIVVDDHERSEVPVSRTQSRKLKEILGL; encoded by the coding sequence TTGAAGTTACGTGCATTACTTGTCGACGATGAATCCCCCGCCCGCAAAGAGCTCCGCTATTTACTCCAAGACTATACGGATCTTCAGGTTATCGGAGAAGCTGCCAACGCCATCGAGGCCTTAGAACTGATCAATAACCTGGAGTATTCGGTAGTTTTTCTGGATATTGATATGCCTGGACTTAAAGGAATCGACCTTGCTCGACAACTCAAAGAGAAAGAGAGTTCCCCAGCCATCATCTTTATCACAGCCCATGAAGAATTTGCCGTAGATGCCTTCTGTGTAAACGCCCTGGACTATCTATTAAAGCCCATTAACCCCAAACGCCTTGATCAAGCCATCAAAAAACTTTTCATTCAACATGGAGCCGGCAACCCGGCTGCCTCACCCTCTTTATCCGAACCTGACGAACCCGCCACCGACACCCCCCTCCCCAAACAACCTCCGGAGAATAACACCATCCGCCCTCTGGAAGTCATCCCGGTAGAGCAACGGGGCAAAACCATTCTTCTCCGCCCTGAAGAAATTGTTTATATCTATACGGATAAAGACAATGTCTTTGCCAAAACTCAAAAAGAATCTTACCTCACCCGCTTTACCCTGAGAGAATTAGAAGCCCGCCTGAATCCGAATCTCTTTTTCCGCACCCACCGCTGTTACCTGGTCAATATTAAACGCATGCGCGAGCTCATCCCCTATTTCAACGGCACCTATTCCATCGTAGTGGATGACCATGAGCGCAGCGAAGTCCCTGTCAGCCGTACCCAATCCCGCAAACTCAAAGAAATTCTCGGTCTTTAG
- a CDS encoding HD-GYP domain-containing protein, with product MTSWDIIKYIEWIEKKDPLTCSHCSKSAEYAIFLGKNIALAADELAVLSIAAPLHDLGKIKVPDEILGKPASLTQEEFKVIQCHPLWGAEMILDNAGRNLDWLRVAEIILNHHERFDGCGYPAGISGRQIPFLAQIVSIADAYDAMTSDRPYRSAMSEEQAKRILQHEGGKQFHPDLVEEFVKLIA from the coding sequence ATGACGAGCTGGGACATCATCAAGTATATTGAATGGATTGAGAAGAAGGATCCTTTAACCTGCAGCCATTGCAGTAAATCTGCTGAGTATGCAATATTTCTTGGTAAAAACATCGCTCTGGCCGCCGATGAATTAGCAGTATTAAGTATTGCTGCCCCCCTTCATGATTTAGGTAAGATTAAAGTTCCCGATGAAATTCTTGGGAAGCCGGCTTCCTTAACCCAGGAGGAATTTAAGGTGATCCAATGCCATCCTCTTTGGGGTGCTGAGATGATCTTAGATAATGCCGGAAGGAATCTTGACTGGCTGCGTGTGGCTGAAATTATCCTCAATCATCATGAACGGTTTGATGGCTGCGGATATCCGGCGGGCATAAGCGGCAGGCAGATCCCTTTTCTGGCTCAAATTGTTTCCATCGCCGATGCTTATGATGCTATGACATCGGATCGTCCTTATCGCAGTGCCATGTCGGAGGAACAGGCCAAAAGGATTTTGCAGCATGAGGGCGGCAAGCAATTCCATCCCGACTTAGTCGAAGAATTCGTCAAGTTAATTGCATAA
- the glmS gene encoding methylaspartate mutase subunit S translates to MERKTLVLGVIGADVHAVGNRILDYAFTQAGFKVINIGVLASQEEFIRAAIETAASVIMVSSLYGHGELDCRGLREKCQESGIGDILLYVGGNLVVGKQEFSEVEKRFLAMGFNRVYPPGTMPEVAIEDLRKDLEL, encoded by the coding sequence GTGGAACGGAAAACCTTGGTGCTGGGGGTTATTGGAGCGGATGTTCATGCTGTGGGGAATCGCATCCTGGATTATGCGTTCACTCAGGCAGGTTTTAAGGTGATCAATATAGGGGTTCTGGCATCCCAGGAAGAGTTTATCCGGGCGGCTATTGAGACGGCTGCCTCGGTGATTATGGTGTCCTCCCTTTATGGACACGGAGAGCTGGATTGTCGGGGACTCCGGGAAAAGTGCCAGGAGTCAGGGATCGGAGATATTCTGCTCTATGTGGGAGGGAATCTCGTCGTAGGGAAGCAGGAATTCAGTGAGGTTGAAAAGCGCTTTTTAGCGATGGGGTTCAATCGGGTATATCCCCCCGGAACCATGCCTGAGGTGGCCATTGAAGATCTGCGCAAGGATTTGGAGCTATAG